AATATGGTCACGTCAACCTTGTTACTGCCGATACCCATCTTGACCGGAATATCGAGATCCCACATGTCGCTTGGAATGTCGTACTTGGCGATAATCTGGGTTCCGGATTCATCGAGGAGCCACTTGTTCATGCCGTCGACATATCCCTGACCGCTAACCTTCACGCCGTTTGCCCAAATCTTTGTGATGTGGCCATTTTCTGTGACGTGAGCCTTACCGGTGACATGCACGATGCTGCTGGTCTGGTCGATTTCGATGAAGGAGCCGTTAGAGACGTTGAACGGTTTATCGAGAGTCAGAGAAATCTTGTAATTAGCCCTCTTGGTTTCCATTTCCTTTCTGGATGGGCTGTAACCCCAGACAAACTGGTCTTTACGATAAACAGTGATATACGGGTCTACAGGAATGTCGCCGTCGATATCGCCGTAGTCCTTGTCTTCGACTGGCATACCGTCATAATCGGCGCCATCTTCCATGTAGGTGTGCGGACGCCAGGACCAGTCGCCAGATTCCTTGCTGAAGCGCTTTTTGCCCGGGGCGCGTATGGTTTCGCAGGTCTTGTAACCGTCGTTTGAGATACCGGAAGAGAAGCCGAAGTCTACGCGGAGACGAGACTGGGACTTGATGACGGAGGAGCCCAACGGAGCCGGGAAGTAGTAGGAGTATTTTCCTGTTGCCGGATCATAGGTGTCGTCCAGGCGAACCGGAAGTGCGGCACGCAGCAAGTCGCGAAGTTCGCGGTCGTTTTCGCAAGGCTTGTTGAAGCCTGCTTCGTCGTATGCCTGGCAAATATCGGAGTCGATCAAAGTAGCGCACTTTTCGACTTCTTCAGGCAATGCGGTGAAGTAGAGGCGAAGTGTCAAGCTGTCGAACGGTCTTGCTTCGTTGTTGTAAACGTTCAAGTTCAAGAAGTCCATGCCACCGAAGATGTACTGGTAGCCGCGGACGCTAAAGTCATACTGCGTCACAGGAGTCGTGAACTTGAGGAGTTCGCCATTGTCGTTGACATTGGTGAACACGCCGTTGCTTTCGACCATGAAGTAGTATGTCGTCTTTTCCTGAAGTCCGCCAATCTTTACGTAATGGAACTTGGTTGGAATGCCGGAAACGTCGGCGTTTCCGCTACCAGAATTGTATGCGAATTCAGCTGCCGTGGAGTGCGGCTTTGTATCCCAGTAAACCTTGGATTCGTATTCGCCGTTCGGGGTGTACCACATGATTTCTGCGGTATCTGCCGTGACGTTACAGACGGTCACGTTCACGATGTTTGCGTTTTCAATAGTGTTGAGCGTCGTAAATGTGAACGGAGTCTGAGTGCTGTCGACAAGGAACTTGGTCTTGGAATTCTCGGGCTTATAAGCGTTAAGACCGGTAACGTAGAAGTAGTAGGTTGTGCCCGGAGTGAGGTTGCGGAGCACCATTTCGTGCTGGACGCCGGCTACGGTATCAGCTGCCGTCAGTGTGTACTGGCCTTCGGCGGTACCGTAAGATATGACGGTTGTACCGCGCTGGGTGAGCTTCACCATTACGATAGCGGAGTCCATGCTCACGTGGCGGATTTCCACGTTGATGTCCGGTGCTGCGGTCTTGTCAAATTTCTGGGAGGCGATCATGTTCGAGCTAACCAGCGTTGCTGCAGCGTCGATACAGGTTTCGGACTTGTGGTAGTCTTCCCAGCTCTTGTTGTCGGGGACCATGGAGTTTTCTGTACCCGGCTTGACACCACCATAAAGGGCGCCTGTCGGCGGATTGTACTTATAGGCTGCACCCGGCTGGTTCTTGCCTTCGGGGTTTGCTGCACGGTGGTGCGGGTGAGCGTCGTTCTTGTCGCCAACACCCAAGATGTAAGAAACATCCCACGGGTTCACACCAAGGAGATAGTTCAACTGGTTGATGCCCAACTGGCGCATTTCGTCGGCCTTCCAGTCCGGAGTGCCGAGGTCGGGGAGGCTAATACCCTTTTCGGTAATGTCTTTGGCGACATCGGAATAGGCAAGAACTTCAAAGATGTTGCCGGCCTGGTAACGGTTATAGATCCAGTCCTGGTCCGTCTGCATGGTGTACCAGATCGGGTCGTACTTGACTGAGTTCGGCTTCCAGCCGATACCTTTCCAGTTCGGGCTTGTGGGGAGCACGATTTCTGCGGTTCCAGAGCCCAAGCTCATGTCGCCGAGGTTGTAAATCATGTCCATGATACAGTCTTCAACGGCGTGAGCCCATTCGGTTTCGGTAAGGCCGTAAACTGTTGTTGCTTTAGTCTTGTCAGCAAGAATGAGCTTGTAAAGGGCGTAGAGGGCGTAGCTGTAGGCGTTTGCCCAGCTCGTGTTCTTGACGTTCTTCAAGAAGCCCTTGTTGTCTGTAACGAACCAGCCACCTTCAAAGCAGCCGGAGCAGTCCATAAAATCTTGGGGAACAGTTGTTTTGAGTGTTCTGGAACGGATTGCGTCATCGCCATACTTAGAATCTTCGGTTGCATACCACAGGGCGACCGATGCAAGTGCAAGATCATCAAAGTATTCGTTGTTGCCGTTGTAGGCCGGGCTAGACCAACCGGCTGCTTCGGTGTTGTTCTTGTAGGTCTTGCCTTGTGCCATCGACTTTGCAAAGTCGTACATTTCTATTGCGACTTTCAAGCAGCTGTCAGCGAAAGCTTTGTATTCGGGGTAATCCTGGTACATCTTACCGACAATGGCAAGGCCTGCTGCCGTTTCACCACCGATGTTTGCACCGATTTCACCGAGACGCACCGTACGGGATGCCGGACCACCACGGTCTGTTGCCGAGGCGGAGTTGTCGACCGGGAGCTTGTCCTGGTTTTCGGGGCGTCCCCACCAGCCGTGGTCAGAGCCGAAGTTACCGACAGAGAGGGCCATGTCGTCGATGACGCCTTTTGCGCGAACGTAAGCACGGAGAACGAAGTCTGCGCCGTGCTTTGCTTCACGGAGCATGTCCGGTATACCGTCGGTATTGACCGTTTCGCCCTGGTTAAAGGCGTAGACGTCCTGGTCTGCATCCGGGTTTGTCGCTGCCATCACAGCTGCGACCATGAATGCATACATTTGGGTCTGAGATTCCTTCAGATGGTCACCGCAGTCATAGTAACCGCCTTCAAGCGTCCCGGCGAGGGAGGCGTTGAACGGACCGCGAACATCGTCTGCTCCGGTGACGACCGGACCACCACCATCAAGAGTGTGGCTAGCCGGGTGGAACCAGGACTCGCCATTACCACTGCGGTTGATGCCGTAGAACTTGAGGGCGGCATTCTTCACCATGGAGTAAACCTGGTTACTGATGATGAATGTACTCGAAATTTCTTTGCCGACTTTGATACGGAGACGGGTTTCGGTCGGAACACCCTGCGGAATGTTACCGATCATGATCTTGCCGGCTTGGCCTGTGATATCGACCTGGTAACGCTTCTGGTCGTTTGTAGCAGCGTTTGTGCCTGCGATAATCGTCCAGTCCGAGGTTATGCTTTGGCCATTGGGAGCGGGCTTAAGGGTGCCAGTTACAGCAGGGCTAAGGGATTGGCCGTTGACGTCAACGACTTCAAAGGAACTTTC
The DNA window shown above is from Fibrobacter sp. UWB16 and carries:
- a CDS encoding glycoside hydrolase family 9 protein, producing the protein MSIKKYLFALCAATSVMAAQQEQPTPYDLIRPTYPLTWDSTVFNRFDTTVTNKHNMVPKNRTPASYAPNALIPDTLNQAYLDAINVRMSPIRVNQAGYLESDLERQFYVIGNESSFEVVDVNGQSLSPAVTGTLKPAPNGQSITSDWTIIAGTNAATNDQKRYQVDITGQAGKIMIGNIPQGVPTETRLRIKVGKEISSTFIISNQVYSMVKNAALKFYGINRSGNGESWFHPASHTLDGGGPVVTGADDVRGPFNASLAGTLEGGYYDCGDHLKESQTQMYAFMVAAVMAATNPDADQDVYAFNQGETVNTDGIPDMLREAKHGADFVLRAYVRAKGVIDDMALSVGNFGSDHGWWGRPENQDKLPVDNSASATDRGGPASRTVRLGEIGANIGGETAAGLAIVGKMYQDYPEYKAFADSCLKVAIEMYDFAKSMAQGKTYKNNTEAAGWSSPAYNGNNEYFDDLALASVALWYATEDSKYGDDAIRSRTLKTTVPQDFMDCSGCFEGGWFVTDNKGFLKNVKNTSWANAYSYALYALYKLILADKTKATTVYGLTETEWAHAVEDCIMDMIYNLGDMSLGSGTAEIVLPTSPNWKGIGWKPNSVKYDPIWYTMQTDQDWIYNRYQAGNIFEVLAYSDVAKDITEKGISLPDLGTPDWKADEMRQLGINQLNYLLGVNPWDVSYILGVGDKNDAHPHHRAANPEGKNQPGAAYKYNPPTGALYGGVKPGTENSMVPDNKSWEDYHKSETCIDAAATLVSSNMIASQKFDKTAAPDINVEIRHVSMDSAIVMVKLTQRGTTVISYGTAEGQYTLTAADTVAGVQHEMVLRNLTPGTTYYFYVTGLNAYKPENSKTKFLVDSTQTPFTFTTLNTIENANIVNVTVCNVTADTAEIMWYTPNGEYESKVYWDTKPHSTAAEFAYNSGSGNADVSGIPTKFHYVKIGGLQEKTTYYFMVESNGVFTNVNDNGELLKFTTPVTQYDFSVRGYQYIFGGMDFLNLNVYNNEARPFDSLTLRLYFTALPEEVEKCATLIDSDICQAYDEAGFNKPCENDRELRDLLRAALPVRLDDTYDPATGKYSYYFPAPLGSSVIKSQSRLRVDFGFSSGISNDGYKTCETIRAPGKKRFSKESGDWSWRPHTYMEDGADYDGMPVEDKDYGDIDGDIPVDPYITVYRKDQFVWGYSPSRKEMETKRANYKISLTLDKPFNVSNGSFIEIDQTSSIVHVTGKAHVTENGHITKIWANGVKVSGQGYVDGMNKWLLDESGTQIIAKYDIPSDMWDLDIPVKMGIGSNKVDVTIFVGPDPTCDACTENGGCAFENRSYYVNFSKGDATASTLVIKDAAGNPIASPAKPEGTTFYIDVMDKDKIKGNVKTVEVQIINNKKDDVLKVTLTADANNPGHFVGGPITAVNHSKETRNQTSEISFYAGDTIQVIYIDPDDEEDISKQTFYAESKIPSPQKVLAEDTDCDNKADQLRITFTNKLTDNYTLDSIKYFIEGMADTIKVPLVAKNYLDQNEVVVAIDTSLHPVNASPSGKITTYVAENGIANAETAKITDGILPTLVSVSILEKADDDNSGFDTVMVAFSEPVVFSSMNEWPLVISNTAGMPTVVGSATTTNNGKSWQIIITGNENNSLVPVGALASARTTGNFTITDESFNAIDPVGCKPTVPVTLISRPVPIYHAEMIDLEGDGVPDVIYMMFEKKLKTKDVFDSIVTVWGTPGITRSFITTADTTGGVIKPKESYWTIRDTLSAPYTVAVDSVNTKLVQDTNSIIEITIPASKAYPYGSTSGDKDGNGTVSPLKGTANGFFETNYTLYDKCPPVISSARMIKGMLTVNMSEPLTILETGKYIQRERDSYIPSEKPQGSSKAQVFMYNEKDNVVHAGDRIRLVPDAIGSAYLDKNNNAPTSANPYVRITGDDNIRFNVTLTKPVSTPKANAYAGRPIAAKDNAFVTTATIGGKNSFISDNGNILGQADTAMYYRSGPNFDIQITMPSAAFTTHEGIPMFDYRLKIVMDLYDNLGQYINTYNLDIPKEKFSAIRELVDNGILKLNVEWAAKDNEAPVAKKGNKIGTGAYIAKFDLTAETYCATTFEASSNDYKLACKTVGERKEKATDSKTKTLGFKRKK